A single region of the Pararhodospirillum photometricum DSM 122 genome encodes:
- the rnr gene encoding ribonuclease R, translating into MSGKHVPFPTREQVLTFIREAEGTVGRREIARAFQISGAQRADLRALLKELEKDGQLQRGRGRRLSPPGTLPEVTVVVLTHCGPEGDLYARPFIWPGDEPPPTIVVEAQKRRGHHPAGEREAGVGDRVLARLTRTSETRYEARVIRCLAQAPQRLLGVLVEARDGLRLRPTNRKERDEFRVEPGDAGGAGPGDLVEVELLSQRSLGLRRARVVDRLGERDGPRSISLIAIHTHDLPVDFPEEALAEAEAAQAVGLAGRTDLRDLPLVTIDGEDARDFDDAVFAQADPDPTNPGGWQVVVAIADVAHYVRPGSALDRTAFERGNSVYFPDRVVPMLPEALSNGWCSLRPEEERGCLAAFMTFDAEGTLLRHRFTRGLMRSAARLTYTQMQAARDGQADATTEPLLATVITPLYEAHAALSRARHKRGCLELDLPERRVILDDSGTVIAVAPRARLDSHRLIEDFMIAANVAAAETLEAKGRPCLYRVHDQPTPEKLIALADFLATLSLPFHKGTVQRAGQFNGILERVRGTAHEAMVNDVVLRSQAQAEYSPDNIGHFGLSLRRYAHFTSPIRRYADLVVHRSLIRALGLGEDGLPDGAGEGLAEIGRHITATERRAAQAERDAVSRYTASFLMESVGATFAGRVNGVSRAGLFVTLAETGADGLVPISTLPGDYYRHDETAHCLRGERSGLTFALGNPVTVRLREANPVSGGLVFELLEGGSKEKPRGAAKLRRSARLVQRVRR; encoded by the coding sequence GTGAGTGGCAAGCATGTCCCCTTCCCGACGCGGGAGCAGGTTCTCACGTTTATTCGCGAGGCCGAAGGGACGGTAGGACGGCGCGAGATTGCCCGGGCCTTCCAGATCAGTGGGGCTCAGCGGGCGGATCTGCGGGCTTTGCTCAAGGAGTTGGAAAAGGACGGCCAGCTTCAGCGGGGGCGGGGGCGGCGCTTGAGCCCGCCTGGGACCTTGCCTGAGGTCACGGTCGTGGTGCTGACCCACTGCGGGCCCGAGGGCGACCTGTACGCCCGTCCGTTCATCTGGCCTGGGGACGAGCCGCCGCCGACCATCGTTGTGGAAGCGCAAAAGCGCCGGGGTCATCACCCGGCCGGCGAACGTGAGGCCGGAGTGGGCGATCGCGTGCTGGCTCGCCTGACTCGCACCAGTGAGACCCGCTACGAGGCCCGCGTCATCCGCTGCCTTGCCCAGGCGCCCCAACGCCTGTTGGGCGTGCTGGTTGAGGCGCGCGACGGTCTGCGCCTGCGCCCGACCAACCGCAAGGAGCGCGACGAGTTTCGCGTGGAGCCGGGCGACGCGGGCGGGGCCGGCCCGGGCGATCTGGTCGAGGTCGAGCTGTTGTCCCAGCGCAGCCTCGGCCTGCGCCGGGCCCGCGTGGTGGACCGGCTGGGCGAGCGCGACGGCCCGCGCTCCATCAGCCTGATCGCCATCCACACCCACGACCTCCCGGTGGACTTCCCCGAGGAAGCGCTGGCCGAGGCCGAGGCGGCCCAGGCGGTGGGGCTGGCCGGGCGCACCGACCTGCGCGACCTGCCGTTGGTCACCATTGACGGTGAGGATGCCCGCGATTTCGACGACGCGGTGTTTGCCCAGGCCGACCCCGACCCGACCAATCCCGGAGGCTGGCAGGTGGTGGTGGCCATCGCCGATGTGGCCCACTACGTCCGACCGGGCAGCGCCCTGGACCGCACGGCCTTCGAGCGCGGCAACTCGGTCTACTTTCCCGACCGGGTGGTGCCCATGCTGCCCGAGGCCCTCTCGAACGGCTGGTGCTCCCTGCGACCGGAAGAAGAGCGGGGCTGTCTGGCGGCGTTCATGACCTTCGATGCCGAGGGAACCCTCCTGCGCCACCGCTTCACCCGCGGCCTGATGCGCTCGGCGGCGCGGCTGACCTACACCCAGATGCAAGCCGCCCGCGATGGCCAAGCCGACGCCACGACCGAGCCCTTGCTGGCGACGGTGATCACGCCGCTCTACGAGGCCCACGCCGCCCTCAGCCGGGCCCGGCACAAGCGGGGGTGTTTGGAGCTGGATCTGCCCGAACGCCGGGTGATCCTCGACGACAGCGGCACGGTAATCGCCGTGGCGCCCCGGGCCCGCCTCGACAGCCATCGCCTGATCGAGGATTTCATGATTGCCGCCAACGTGGCCGCCGCCGAAACCCTGGAGGCCAAGGGCCGCCCGTGCCTGTACCGGGTCCACGACCAGCCCACCCCGGAAAAGCTGATCGCCCTGGCCGACTTCCTGGCCACCTTGTCCCTGCCCTTCCACAAGGGCACGGTCCAGCGCGCCGGGCAGTTCAACGGCATTTTGGAGCGGGTGCGTGGCACCGCCCACGAGGCTATGGTCAATGATGTGGTGCTGCGCTCACAAGCCCAGGCCGAATACAGCCCCGACAACATTGGGCATTTCGGCCTGTCGCTGCGCCGCTATGCCCATTTCACCTCGCCAATCCGGCGCTATGCCGATCTGGTGGTGCACCGCTCCTTGATCCGCGCCCTGGGTCTTGGCGAGGATGGCTTGCCCGACGGCGCCGGCGAAGGCTTGGCCGAGATCGGCCGCCACATCACCGCCACCGAACGGCGCGCCGCCCAGGCCGAGCGCGACGCCGTATCGCGCTATACCGCCTCATTCCTCATGGAGTCGGTGGGCGCCACCTTTGCCGGACGCGTCAATGGCGTGAGCCGGGCCGGCCTGTTCGTCACCCTGGCGGAGACCGGCGCCGATGGCTTGGTGCCTATCAGCACCCTGCCCGGCGACTACTACCGCCACGACGAAACCGCCCACTGCCTGCGCGGCGAGCGCAGCGGCCTGACCTTCGCCCTGGGAAACCCGGTTACCGTCCGCCTGCGCGAAGCCAACCCGGTGAGCGGCGGCCTCGTGTTCGAACTGCTAGAAGGCGGCAGCAAAGAAAAACCGCGCGGCGCCGCCAAACTGCGGCGCTCGGCCCGCCTCGTCCAACGCGTGCGCCGATAA
- a CDS encoding glycosyltransferase: MRILFLHQNFPGQFGRLARSLAARPGYDVRALAIQKRPAPEGVRVNHYQVPPPPPGTASQHPGVQEIESKILRGDACTRACQVLRDGGFIPDLIIGHPGWGEMLRLPTVFPEAKVISYAEFYFQDHGSDHDFDPEFTLNWRETALRRTLKNAVLDVGVRLADAAVAPTFWQASRYPDPLRAKIEVIHDGIDTQEVKPAEDAWVQVGQRRLTRADPVVTFTTRYLEPLRGIHSFLRALPRVMAENPRAIVVVVGREDXGYWNVPKDQSHRRRYMEEVGERLDLSRLHFVTWAQRKDYLRLLQISSAHVYLTYPFVLSWSMLEAMASGCCVIGSNTPPVAEVIEDGLNGRLVEFCDTQALADRILESLGDAPLRRRLGRAARETVLRRYDLEAHCLPRWHALIDRVMGA; encoded by the coding sequence ATGAGAATTCTCTTTCTCCACCAGAATTTCCCCGGACAATTCGGTCGCCTCGCCCGCTCCTTGGCGGCACGGCCAGGGTATGATGTGCGAGCCCTGGCGATTCAAAAGCGCCCAGCCCCGGAAGGGGTACGGGTCAATCACTATCAGGTCCCCCCCCCGCCGCCCGGCACGGCGTCGCAGCATCCGGGCGTGCAAGAGATCGAGAGCAAGATCTTGCGTGGCGATGCCTGTACCCGGGCCTGTCAGGTATTACGCGACGGCGGCTTTATTCCCGATCTGATCATCGGCCATCCCGGCTGGGGCGAGATGCTGCGCCTGCCCACGGTGTTTCCCGAGGCCAAGGTCATCAGCTACGCCGAGTTTTATTTCCAAGATCATGGCAGCGACCACGACTTCGATCCCGAGTTTACCCTCAACTGGCGCGAGACGGCCTTGCGCCGCACTCTCAAGAACGCGGTCCTTGATGTGGGCGTGCGGCTGGCCGACGCCGCCGTGGCCCCGACCTTTTGGCAGGCCTCGCGCTATCCCGATCCCTTGCGCGCCAAGATCGAGGTCATCCACGACGGCATCGACACCCAGGAAGTCAAACCGGCCGAGGATGCCTGGGTCCAGGTGGGCCAGCGCCGCCTGACGCGGGCCGATCCGGTGGTGACGTTTACCACCCGCTACCTGGAGCCCCTGCGCGGCATTCACAGCTTCTTGCGCGCCCTGCCCCGGGTCATGGCCGAGAATCCCCGGGCCATTGTCGTGGTGGTCGGGCGCGAGGATKGGGGGTACTGGAACGTTCCCAAGGATCAGTCCCATCGGCGGCGGTACATGGAGGAGGTCGGCGAGCGCCTGGACCTCTCGCGTTTGCATTTCGTGACGTGGGCTCAACGCAAAGATTATCTCAGGTTGTTGCAAATCAGCAGCGCCCACGTTTATCTCACCTATCCCTTTGTGCTCTCGTGGTCCATGCTGGAGGCCATGGCCAGCGGGTGCTGCGTGATCGGCTCCAATACGCCACCGGTGGCCGAGGTGATCGAGGATGGCTTGAACGGGCGGCTGGTAGAGTTTTGCGACACCCAGGCGCTGGCCGATCGGATCTTGGAGAGTCTGGGCGACGCGCCCTTACGTCGGCGGTTGGGCCGAGCGGCCCGCGAGACGGTCTTGCGGCGCTACGATCTGGAGGCCCACTGTTTGCCCCGCTGGCATGCGCTGATTGACCGGGTGATGGGGGCGTAG
- the lpdA gene encoding dihydrolipoyl dehydrogenase, protein MADFDVIVIGGGPGGYVCAIRAAQLGLKVACVEKRATLGGTCLNEGCIPSKALLHSSHLYEEARLHFASHGIGVSGLTLDLAQMMARKDEVIASNTKGIDFLFRKHKIKRVVGTARLTAQPGHVVVTTETGEQTLSATSLVLATGSEPTELPGVTVDEERILSSTGALALKRVPQSLVVIGAGVIGLELGSVWRRLGAEVTVVEYLDHILPPLDGEVRQTMQKLLTGQGLTFRLGQAVTAAERTESGVRLTLTPAGGGEPEILEAEAVLVAVGRRPFTQGLGLEEAGVALTPRGFVAVDEHFQTNIEGVFAIGDVIGGMMLAHKAEEEGVALAEMLAGESSDIDHNTIPAVVYTSPEAASVGKTEEGLKARGIAYKVGKFPFMANGRAKANGDTDGFVKILADATTDRVLGCHIVGPQAGDLIMEVVAAMVFGASAEDIARTCHAHPQLGEAIKEAALAVHKRAVHS, encoded by the coding sequence ATGGCGGACTTTGATGTCATCGTCATCGGCGGCGGACCGGGCGGCTATGTGTGCGCCATCCGGGCGGCGCAGTTGGGCTTGAAGGTCGCCTGCGTCGAAAAGCGCGCGACGCTGGGCGGCACCTGCCTGAACGAGGGCTGCATTCCCTCCAAGGCCCTGCTCCACTCCTCCCACCTCTACGAGGAAGCGCGCCTGCACTTTGCCAGCCACGGCATTGGGGTCAGTGGCCTGACCTTGGATCTGGCGCAGATGATGGCGCGCAAGGACGAGGTCATCGCCTCCAACACCAAGGGCATCGACTTCCTGTTTCGCAAGCACAAGATCAAGCGGGTGGTCGGCACCGCGCGTCTGACGGCGCAGCCGGGCCACGTGGTTGTGACCACCGAGACCGGCGAACAGACGTTGAGTGCGACCTCCCTCGTGCTGGCCACCGGCTCGGAGCCGACCGAGCTGCCGGGCGTAACGGTGGACGAGGAGCGCATCCTCTCCTCGACCGGGGCCCTCGCCCTGAAGCGCGTGCCCCAGTCCTTGGTGGTGATCGGGGCGGGCGTGATTGGCCTGGAACTGGGCTCGGTGTGGCGCCGCCTGGGGGCCGAGGTCACGGTGGTCGAGTACCTGGACCACATCCTGCCGCCCCTGGATGGCGAAGTCCGCCAGACCATGCAAAAGCTGCTGACCGGCCAGGGCCTCACCTTCCGGCTGGGCCAAGCGGTCACGGCGGCCGAGCGCACCGAGAGCGGCGTGCGCCTGACCCTGACCCCGGCGGGTGGCGGCGAGCCCGAGATCTTGGAGGCCGAGGCCGTCCTGGTTGCCGTGGGCCGGCGTCCGTTCACCCAGGGCCTGGGGCTGGAGGAGGCCGGGGTGGCCCTGACCCCGCGCGGCTTCGTGGCGGTGGACGAGCACTTCCAGACCAATATCGAGGGCGTGTTTGCCATCGGCGACGTGATCGGCGGCATGATGCTCGCCCACAAGGCCGAGGAAGAAGGCGTGGCGCTGGCCGAGATGCTGGCCGGTGAAAGCAGCGACATCGACCACAACACCATCCCGGCAGTCGTCTACACCAGCCCCGAAGCGGCCAGTGTGGGCAAGACCGAGGAAGGCTTGAAGGCACGCGGTATCGCCTACAAGGTCGGCAAGTTCCCCTTCATGGCCAACGGCCGGGCCAAGGCCAACGGCGACACCGACGGCTTTGTCAAAATCCTTGCCGACGCCACCACCGACCGGGTCCTGGGCTGCCACATCGTCGGCCCCCAGGCGGGCGACCTGATCATGGAAGTGGTGGCGGCCATGGTGTTTGGCGCCTCGGCCGAGGACATTGCCCGCACCTGCCATGCCCATCCCCAGTTGGGCGAGGCGATCAAGGAGGCCGCTTTGGCGGTGCATAAGCGCGCGGTGCACTCCTAA
- a CDS encoding biotin/lipoyl-containing protein, with protein sequence MATDITVPQLGESVTEATVAKWLKAPGDVVAADEPLVELETDKVTVEVPSPAAGVLAEILAPVGAELAVGGLLGRLGAADEVVASAPAPVAAPAPRRGPDARCRTSTGRRPCSGRGQSGSSAGPGGA encoded by the coding sequence ATGGCCACCGATATTACCGTTCCCCAGTTGGGCGAGTCCGTGACCGAGGCGACCGTTGCTAAGTGGCTGAAGGCGCCGGGTGACGTGGTTGCCGCCGACGAACCCCTGGTCGAGCTGGAAACGGACAAGGTCACCGTCGAGGTCCCCTCCCCCGCCGCCGGCGTTCTGGCCGAAATCCTGGCCCCGGTCGGAGCCGAGTTGGCCGTGGGTGGCTTGCTTGGCCGTCTGGGCGCCGCCGATGAGGTGGTGGCTTCGGCCCCGGCTCCCGTCGCGGCGCCAGCCCCCCGTCGCGGCCCCGACGCCCGTTGCCGCACCAGCACCGGCCGCCGCCCCTGCTCCGGTCGCGGCCAATCCGGCTCATCCGCTGGCCCCGGCGGTGCGTAA
- a CDS encoding inositol monophosphatase family protein: MALRSAILNVMVNAAKKAAKGLVRDFGELEQLQVSRKGPSDFVSAADMRAEAILRQELKRARPTFSFLMEESGIEEGSDKSRRWIVDPLDGTTNFLHGIPNFAISIALEDAGEITAALVYAPVLDEMYTAEKGGGAFLNDRRLRVSGRTDIGESLFATGIPFQGRPGHVRFLHRLQRVMARSSGVRRFGAASLDLAAVAAGRFDGFWEEGLQPWDCAAGLLLVKEAGGYISTVEGGGNPVYAGSLLAANPALHPQLLALVTLEPKAEVKAEAGEVDEASSS; the protein is encoded by the coding sequence ATGGCCCTGCGCTCCGCGATTCTCAATGTCATGGTCAATGCCGCCAAAAAAGCGGCCAAGGGCCTGGTCCGGGACTTCGGCGAGCTGGAACAGCTTCAGGTCTCGCGCAAGGGCCCGAGCGACTTCGTCTCTGCTGCCGATATGCGCGCCGAGGCCATTTTGCGCCAGGAACTCAAACGCGCTCGCCCCACCTTCTCCTTCCTGATGGAAGAAAGCGGGATCGAGGAAGGCAGCGACAAGTCCCGGCGCTGGATTGTCGATCCGCTGGATGGCACCACCAACTTCTTGCACGGCATCCCTAATTTCGCCATCTCCATCGCCTTGGAAGACGCGGGCGAAATCACGGCGGCCCTCGTCTATGCCCCGGTGCTTGATGAGATGTACACCGCCGAAAAGGGCGGTGGCGCCTTCCTCAACGACCGGCGTCTGCGTGTCTCGGGCCGCACCGACATCGGCGAGAGCTTGTTTGCCACCGGCATCCCCTTCCAGGGTCGGCCCGGGCATGTGCGGTTCCTCCATCGCTTGCAGCGGGTGATGGCCCGCAGCTCGGGGGTTCGTCGCTTTGGCGCGGCGTCTCTTGATCTGGCTGCCGTGGCGGCGGGGCGGTTCGATGGTTTTTGGGAAGAAGGCTTGCAGCCCTGGGATTGCGCCGCCGGTCTGCTGCTGGTCAAGGAAGCGGGCGGCTATATCAGCACGGTCGAGGGCGGCGGGAATCCGGTGTATGCCGGCTCTTTGCTGGCCGCGAATCCGGCTTTGCATCCCCAACTTCTGGCCTTGGTGACCTTGGAGCCGAAGGCTGAGGTCAAGGCCGAGGCGGGGGAGGTGGACGAGGCGTCCTCGTCCTAA
- the odhB gene encoding 2-oxoglutarate dehydrogenase complex dihydrolipoyllysine-residue succinyltransferase has translation MWCAISRPAQPPPQPRRAPPPPRPRPRPRPARLARARKRSKMTRLRRRVAERLKDAQNTAAILTTFNEVDMTALMDLRNRYKDTFEKKHGIKLGFMSFFVKACVAALKEIPAVNAEISGDAILYKNYYDIGVAVGGPQGLVVPVVRDCDALSFAEVEGAIAGYGRKARDGSLTLDEMSGGTFTISNGGVYGSLMSTPILNPPQSGILGMHKTQMRPMVMPDGSIQARPMMYLALSYDHRIIDGKEAVTFLVRVKEAIEDPARLLLDV, from the coding sequence ATGTGGTGCGCTATCTCCAGGCCGGCGCAGCCCCCGCCGCAGCCCCGCAGAGCCCCGCCGCCGCCCCGACCCCGGCCCCGGCCCCGGCCCGCGAGGCTGGCCCGCGCGAGGAAAAGGTCAAAAATGACCCGCCTGCGCCGCCGCGTGGCCGAGCGTTTGAAGGATGCCCAGAACACGGCGGCGATCCTGACCACCTTCAACGAGGTGGACATGACGGCCCTGATGGACCTGCGCAACCGCTACAAGGACACCTTTGAAAAGAAGCACGGCATTAAACTGGGCTTCATGTCGTTTTTCGTGAAGGCCTGCGTGGCGGCACTCAAGGAAATTCCGGCGGTCAACGCCGAGATTTCGGGCGATGCCATCCTTTACAAGAACTACTACGATATTGGCGTGGCCGTGGGCGGGCCGCAGGGCTTGGTGGTCCCGGTGGTGCGCGACTGCGACGCCCTGTCGTTTGCCGAGGTCGAAGGTGCCATTGCCGGCTACGGCCGCAAGGCGCGCGACGGCTCGCTGACCCTGGACGAAATGAGCGGCGGCACGTTCACCATCTCGAACGGCGGCGTCTACGGCTCCTTGATGTCCACCCCCATCTTGAACCCGCCGCAGTCCGGCATTCTCGGCATGCACAAGACCCAGATGCGGCCCATGGTCATGCCCGATGGCTCCATCCAGGCCCGACCGATGATGTACCTCGCCTTGAGCTACGATCACCGCATCATCGACGGCAAGGAAGCCGTGACCTTCCTGGTCCGGGTCAAGGAAGCCATCGAGGATCCGGCCCGCCTGCTGCTGGACGTCTGA